The sequence below is a genomic window from Nostoc flagelliforme CCNUN1.
GCCCGAGTGAAGTAGCTAGACAACGAATTATTAATCGTCAGGCATCTGACAGGAATTTGTACGCCGATCGTACATGGGAGGAACATAAGAGAATTGAAAGGCTCTTTGAACCAATTGATGACTCAGTAGATACCATTACTTTAGACACTCAAATTTCTCCTAGAAAGAACGCAGAAAAAATAATCAAGATGCTAAGAAAGCTTAACCTATAACTGAATGGTGCTGAAACAAAGGAATTGAAAAAGCCTCTAAACTCGAATTCATCCATTCTGAAGAGGTTTGTCAATAGTTTCGGCAAACTCGACTTTTTCAGTTATATGGTTCAACAACCGATATGGTAAAAATACCGCTCTACTGGATTGTTGGTCTAGCTTACTCTGCTACGCTGCCTAAATTGGATAAAGTCGAACTTAGAGGATGTCTGTTGAAAGGGCGACAATCGCCCCCAAGCTAATAAAATTCTTCGCTAATAATGAACTCTAAAGCTTATTATGCCTTTGTTAAATTCCAAAAAACGATTTTTCAGTAAGCTTAATAGCCGAGATTTAAGTGCTAGCCAGTTAAGTTTACTAGTTATATTTGGTTACTTGTTCTTTCTAGGAACTAGTATTGGTGTAGCGCAAGTCAGAACAGCACCCAAGCCTGAATTTACACTGCAACTTTTACATACTTCTGACCAAGAAGCAGGTGTTCCGGCGCTGAAGGATGCACCAAACTTTTCTGCGGTGTTGAATGCGCTCAAAAATCAGGATGCTAATCGTGATGGTAAGCCTGATTATCCTAATACCTTAATCCTTTCATCTGGAGATGCCTATATTCCCAGTCCCTTTTTATTTGCCAGTGACACAGTTTTTGGTGGACAGGGAAGAGGAGATATTCTAATTTTAAATGCTCTTGGGTTTGGTGCGATCGCATTTGGCAATCACGAATTTGACTTAGGTACAGGTCTTGTTGCCGACTTAATCCTACCTAAAGATAATTACCCAGGTACAAAATTTCCCTATCTCAGCACAAATCTAGACTTCAGCACTGATAAAGACCTGGCAAAATTAGTTACTGCTGATGGACAAGAGGCAAGTAAAATTCCTAATAAGATTGCCCGTAGCACCATCATTACCCTCAATGGTGAAAAAATTGCTGTAGTTGGGGCGACAACTCCGACACTGCGAACTATTTCCTCTCCGGGTGATGTGACTGTGTTGCCTAAAGAATTTAATGACCGTGATGCCGCAGACATCGCCGCCTTAGCTGCTGAAATTCAAACTTCTGTAGATACACTGCTGACAAAAAACCCAGAGATTAATAAAGTCATTCTGTTGGCGCACATGCAACAAATTGCGATTGAGCAAAAGCTAGCAGAATTACTCAAGGGAGTAGATATTATTGTTGCTGGTGGTTCCAATACCTTATTAGCTGACAAAACAGACCGTCTCCGAGTGGGTGATAAATCTGCTGGAACTTACCCAATCCTCAAAAAAGCAGCAGATGGTAATCCGATAGCCGTAGTTAATACTGATGGAAACTATCGCTATGTTGGTCGTCTAGTAGTTAACTTTGATGGCAATGGAGTAATTATTCCGTTTAGTATTGACTCCAAAATCAGTGGTGCTTATGCTACTGATTCCAAAGGTGTAGCAACTGTAGGCGGGAAACCTGACCCGAAAGTTGTCGCCATTGTAGAAGCACTTAAAAAAGTAATTATTGCCCAAGATGGTCAGATTTTCGGGAAAACCAACGTTTTCCTCAACGGCTGGCGGGGTGATGTCCGCACACAAGAAACTAATTTAGGGAATTTGACAGCCGAAGCTAATTTAGCGATCGCCAAGCGATATGATCCTAAAACTGTCATTTCGATCAAAAATGGTGGTGGTATCCGTGACAATATTGGTATATATACCTTTCCCCCAGGTTCGACTCGCTCACAGGATGTTATCAAATTGCCACCCCAAGCAAATCCTGTGGCAGGTAAGAAAGCAAAAGAAATTTCCCAACTTGATATCACCAATGCTTTACGGTTCAACAATGGCTTAACTTTAGTTACTCTGAGTGCAACAGAACTACTAGCGGTGATTGAACACAGTGTAGCAGCGATCGCACCCGGTGCTACCCCTGGCAGTTTTCCCCAAGTAGCGGGATTAGCCTTTAGCTTTGACCCCAATTTGCCAGCAGGTAAGCGTGTCAAATCCCTTGCTATCAAGGATGGGAAAGGCAAAATTATTGATGTAGTAGTTAAAAATGGAGAGTTAGTAGGTGAAGCTAATCGGGTCTTCCGCACTGTTACCCTCAACTTCCTCGCAACTGGTGGTGATGGCTATCCTTTTCCCAAAAGAGAACGGGTTGATTTGACATCAAAAGATGCTGATAAGAGCAAACGCACAGGTTTAGCCACCTTTGCTGCTGATGGTTCAGAGCAAGATGCATTAGCAGAATATCTGGCTGCTAACTTTAAGCAGATTCCCTTTGCTCAAAGGGATGTGCCAGCTGCCAAAGATACTCGCATTCAAAACCTCAAATTGCGTAAAGATGCGGTGTTATAAGATTAATTACTTGCCGATAAATAACAAACCCTAACATATTTGCAGTATGACCAATCTCAGCGTTAACCTTAACAAAGTCGCTTTACTCAGGAATGCTCGAAATTTTGGTAAACCGAGTGTAATTGAAGCCGCTTTGACCTGTATTAAAGCTGGCGCACAGGGAATCACAGTTCATCCACGCCCAGACCAGCGACATATCAAGCCCGAAGATGTCGATGCACTGGCGCAGATATTGACTGTTGAGTTCAACATAGAAGGTAATCCGTCACCTCAATTTTTAGAGATAGTCCGAAAAATCAAACCAACGCAGTGTACCTTAGTTCCCGATGCACCTGATGCTTTCACATCAGACCACGGATGGGATCTGGCTACAGATGGCTCTTGGCTCAGACCAATCATTGGAGAGCTAAAAGACCTCGGAGTTCGAGTCAGCTTGTTTATGGATACTGACTTAACTCAAATTGAACGTGCTAAAGAAATTGGAAGCGATCGCATTGAGCTATATACAGAACCTTATGCAACAGCTTTTCGTAATGGCAATGTAGAGTCTGTATTTCAAGACTACCAAAAAGCAGCACACAAAGCTCAGGAAATTGGTTTAGGAGTGAACGCTGGGCATGATTTAAATCTGCAAAACTTAGAAAAATTCTGTACAATTTCTGGCATACTTGAAGTGTCTATTGGTCATGCCCTGATTGCCGATGCTTTGGAGGTAGGACTATTTAATGCTGTGCAAGATTATTTAAAAATACTATCTTTTAAATAGATTGAAACCTTTTTCATAATAGGTGAAATACCATATATTTTACTGTATAAATAGTCCGCCAAAGTATTGTATTTAATCAAAAACAAGATTCAGAAGTCAGACAGTTAAATATGTATAAGTTTGCCCCGGCTTGGGAGAATGAGCAAATAGTATTTGGTGCTGCGCGACCTGGATACACTAATAAGGATGTTCAGGATTGGATAGAATTCATGAAGTGCCAAAATATTAAGCGAGTTTGCTGCCTTCTTGCTAATCAACAGCTAGCTTCTTACTCTAATCTTCTGGACACCTACAAACAGGAATTTGGTAATCAACTAGTGTGTTGGACACCAATTGCAGATTTCCATCTATGTGATTTAGAAACCCTCACAGAGAAAATACTTCCTTTCTTAATAGAAGCAAATAAGGAAAATGAGAAAGTCGTTGTCCATTGCTCTGGTGGAATTGGACGTACTGGACATGTGTTAGCGGCATGGCTAGTTAGTGTCCGAGGATTATCAAATCAAGCAGCAATAAATGCTGTCAAAAAAACAGGTAGAAATCCTTATGAAGCTGCGATCGCTGCTGTATTTAGAGGTAGAAATCCCTTGACAGTTGTAAAAGAGCTTAACGCGCTTCTGAATGATTGCCGTCTCGCAGTGAATAAAACATTTTGATGCTATTATCCTGTTTAATCAGTCTATTGATGAGGTAAATTCTATGGCAATGGTTCTAGATAAAGTAGTTCCTTTTGGGAGGTCAATGGATGAATATATAAAAATATTCAATTTAACAAATGCAGATTTAAATAAAAGAATTATTGGGATTGGGGATGGCCCGGCAAGCTTTAATGCAGAAATGACACGTCAAGGTAAAAATGTAGTTTCTGTTGATCCACTCTACCAATTTTCTGGCGATGAGATATTGCAAAGATTTAATGAAGTGGTAGATAACATCATTAACCAAGTCAAGGCTACATCGAATGATTGGGTATGGAGCTATCATAAATCTCCAGATGATTTGCGACACAATCGAGTGAAAGTTATTCAAGAATTTCTGTCTGATTATGAAACTGGCAAAAAAAGCAACAGATACACAGTCGGTGAATTGCCAAAATTGGCATTTAAAAATCAAGAATTTGAGATAGCCCTTTGTTCACACTTATTATTTTTATATTCAGACCATCTCGATTACAATTTTCATCTAGATTCTATAGGTGAGATGCTGCGTATTGCTAAAGAAGTCCGAATATTTCCCCTCTTAACTTTAATGTGGAAACATTCACAACATTTAGATGAAATCGTAAAATATTACACTTCAATGGGTTATAAAATAGATATTGAAAAGGTTGAATACGAATTACAGCCTGGTGGAAATAAAATGTTGAAGATAACCAGAGATGTTATATAATTCATACTCATAGAGAATTGGTATAACCATTACGGTGAAATCTCATAACCATCCGGTGTATAGATTATTAGGCATATTATTCTGCAAACATTTCAGCTAAAGTATCTAAAACTGCTTTTTGTTCATCAGAGTCAATCTGACCTAGCTTTTTGACTAATCGAGTTTTGTCAACTGTACGAATTTGATCTAGAACGATTTGCCCATCTTTACCCTGAAACTGACAAGCAACACGAGTCGGATAAGACTGTCCTTTAGTTGTCATCGGAGCAACAATAACCGTGGCAATATATTTATTCATCTCATCTGGTGAAATTACTACACAAGGTCTTGTCTTTTGAATCTCACTGCCAATGGTTGGGTCGAGGTTAACCAAAAACACATCAAATCGATTGACTACCACTCCCACTCTTGATGCTCCCACTCTGTAGTTACGCCATCATCGAGCAGTGCATCATCGTGTTGCTTTGCCATTCTTGCAAATGCTTCATCCCACCCCTTACGCGATTGAGAGGCAGCACGGACAATTAAGTGACAATCTTGAATTTCAATTTCCACCTCTTCACCAATACCACTTTGTTCCAGCAGAAGTTTAGGAATGCGGATACCTTGAGAATTCCCGATTTTAACAATACGGGTTCTAATTGCTGTCCCCATGAGGATACTTATCCTTGATTGTAATTACATTGTGATTACTATTCAGGCTTTTGTCAAGAAGCGCTCAATTTTTCAATAATTTTTAATGCGATCGCCATAATCCGATATTTTGTGGAAGGTTAATAGATATGATTTTATTTCAGAATATCTGATTAAGCTGCATAGGCGTAGCCAGCCGTAGGCATCGCTCTGGACCCAACCACTTATGCTGTCACCATTGACCGTACTGAATCAGGGGATGCTGGCTCAAAATGTAACACCATAATTTGCTCTGGGCGTAAACCGACAGATTCATAAGTGCGATCGTTGCGTAGGCGTAGCCCACCGGAGGCATCGCTAAATTCAGCCTCAAATGCAGCACCGCCAGCTAATAATTCTACTAATGATTTAAATACTGACTGCAAATTTACCTGATTATCACTTGGCGATGCCCAAGCTGCTTAGAATAGTAGTGATAGAGAGGATTATAATTATGAGCGTCGTCATTCCTAATGAAATATTAACCGCAACTCGGATGACTGAAGGCGAAATGAAGCAGGAAATTGCGGTGATGCTTTTTCAAAAAGAAAAGTTAACCCTAGCTCAAGCCAGTCGGTTTGCAGGTATGAATCGTATAGCATTTCAGCATCTACTCGCAAGTCGTCAAATTTCAGTGCATTATGGGGTCGAGGATTTTGACCAAGATATAGAAAACTTGCGGGCGATGGGTAGACTGTGATCATTGTCAGTGATACTTCACCCATTAATAACCTCGCCGCCATTAACCATCTTCATTTACTACAACAGCTTTACGGAACAGTCCTAATTCCTGAAGCTGTCTACCGAGAACTGACTGATCCCAACTTTCCAGTTGCAGGTGCAATTGAAGTCCAAACTTTTATCTGGATTCAAACTCGTCCAGTTCAAGATCGAACATTGGTTGAAGCACTCAGCAATGAACTGGATATTGGTGAAGCTGAACCGATCGCTCTAGCGCTGGAAATGAAAGCAGATCAAGTTTTGATTGATGAACGTCGTGGTCGCATGATTGCAGCTAGGCTAAATCTTGGTTACACAGGGATTTTAGGGATCTTGGTTGAAGCTAAAAGCCAAAGGCTGATTTCTGCTGTGAAACCTTTGTTAGATGCTCTGATTAACCAAGCAGGATTCTGGGTGGC
It includes:
- a CDS encoding pyridoxine 5'-phosphate synthase, which translates into the protein MTNLSVNLNKVALLRNARNFGKPSVIEAALTCIKAGAQGITVHPRPDQRHIKPEDVDALAQILTVEFNIEGNPSPQFLEIVRKIKPTQCTLVPDAPDAFTSDHGWDLATDGSWLRPIIGELKDLGVRVSLFMDTDLTQIERAKEIGSDRIELYTEPYATAFRNGNVESVFQDYQKAAHKAQEIGLGVNAGHDLNLQNLEKFCTISGILEVSIGHALIADALEVGLFNAVQDYLKILSFK
- a CDS encoding UPF0175 family protein; this encodes MSVVIPNEILTATRMTEGEMKQEIAVMLFQKEKLTLAQASRFAGMNRIAFQHLLASRQISVHYGVEDFDQDIENLRAMGRL
- a CDS encoding type II toxin-antitoxin system PemK/MazF family toxin; translation: MGASRVGVVVNRFDVFLVNLDPTIGSEIQKTRPCVVISPDEMNKYIATVIVAPMTTKGQSYPTRVACQFQGKDGQIVLDQIRTVDKTRLVKKLGQIDSDEQKAVLDTLAEMFAE
- a CDS encoding 5'-nucleotidase C-terminal domain-containing protein yields the protein MPLLNSKKRFFSKLNSRDLSASQLSLLVIFGYLFFLGTSIGVAQVRTAPKPEFTLQLLHTSDQEAGVPALKDAPNFSAVLNALKNQDANRDGKPDYPNTLILSSGDAYIPSPFLFASDTVFGGQGRGDILILNALGFGAIAFGNHEFDLGTGLVADLILPKDNYPGTKFPYLSTNLDFSTDKDLAKLVTADGQEASKIPNKIARSTIITLNGEKIAVVGATTPTLRTISSPGDVTVLPKEFNDRDAADIAALAAEIQTSVDTLLTKNPEINKVILLAHMQQIAIEQKLAELLKGVDIIVAGGSNTLLADKTDRLRVGDKSAGTYPILKKAADGNPIAVVNTDGNYRYVGRLVVNFDGNGVIIPFSIDSKISGAYATDSKGVATVGGKPDPKVVAIVEALKKVIIAQDGQIFGKTNVFLNGWRGDVRTQETNLGNLTAEANLAIAKRYDPKTVISIKNGGGIRDNIGIYTFPPGSTRSQDVIKLPPQANPVAGKKAKEISQLDITNALRFNNGLTLVTLSATELLAVIEHSVAAIAPGATPGSFPQVAGLAFSFDPNLPAGKRVKSLAIKDGKGKIIDVVVKNGELVGEANRVFRTVTLNFLATGGDGYPFPKRERVDLTSKDADKSKRTGLATFAADGSEQDALAEYLAANFKQIPFAQRDVPAAKDTRIQNLKLRKDAVL
- a CDS encoding AbrB/MazE/SpoVT family DNA-binding domain-containing protein → MGTAIRTRIVKIGNSQGIRIPKLLLEQSGIGEEVEIEIQDCHLIVRAASQSRKGWDEAFARMAKQHDDALLDDGVTTEWEHQEWEW
- a CDS encoding protein-tyrosine phosphatase family protein, whose product is MYKFAPAWENEQIVFGAARPGYTNKDVQDWIEFMKCQNIKRVCCLLANQQLASYSNLLDTYKQEFGNQLVCWTPIADFHLCDLETLTEKILPFLIEANKENEKVVVHCSGGIGRTGHVLAAWLVSVRGLSNQAAINAVKKTGRNPYEAAIAAVFRGRNPLTVVKELNALLNDCRLAVNKTF
- a CDS encoding DUF3368 domain-containing protein; the protein is MIIVSDTSPINNLAAINHLHLLQQLYGTVLIPEAVYRELTDPNFPVAGAIEVQTFIWIQTRPVQDRTLVEALSNELDIGEAEPIALALEMKADQVLIDERRGRMIAARLNLGYTGILGILVEAKSQRLISAVKPLLDALINQAGFWVAEPLYNRVLQLVDEN
- a CDS encoding SAM-dependent methyltransferase — encoded protein: MAMVLDKVVPFGRSMDEYIKIFNLTNADLNKRIIGIGDGPASFNAEMTRQGKNVVSVDPLYQFSGDEILQRFNEVVDNIINQVKATSNDWVWSYHKSPDDLRHNRVKVIQEFLSDYETGKKSNRYTVGELPKLAFKNQEFEIALCSHLLFLYSDHLDYNFHLDSIGEMLRIAKEVRIFPLLTLMWKHSQHLDEIVKYYTSMGYKIDIEKVEYELQPGGNKMLKITRDVI